Genomic window (Pseudomonadota bacterium):
GCAGCGTCCCACTGTTTCGTGTTTCGCGAGTGTCTTTCGATGCAGGGTCACGTGGTGGCGCTGCCCCGGGTCAGTTGCACCGGCAATTAATTCTCGATACCGTCCGGAGTCTGTTTTGGCTGGTATGGAGGATCGCCCGTGAAACACGTTTTTCTTGGCGCCGTTGCTGCGCTGTCCCTGTCTGTCGCCCCGCTTGCCGCGAGCGCGGAGACCATCCGTGTCACCTTGCAGTTGCCCGAGACCCACTCGTTGGGCGTCAACTGGCAGGACTTCGGCCGCATCATCGACGAGAAGTCGGGCGGCGAATTGAAGATGCAACTCTTCCCGTCGGCCCAGCTCTTCAAGGACAAGGAAGTGCCGGGCGCGGTGGGCAGTGGCGCGGTGG
Coding sequences:
- a CDS encoding C4-dicarboxylate ABC transporter, which codes for MKHVFLGAVAALSLSVAPLAASAETIRVTLQLPETHSLGVNWQDFGRIIDEKSGGELKMQLFPSAQLFKDKEVPGAVGSGAV